The genomic DNA GGAGTGACTGGTGCGGCGTTGATGAAAGTTTGGCCCTCCTCGTTTGTGCTGTACGGGTAGTCGACTGAGAACATGACCCGGTCGGCTCCAACGACCTGCAGCGCGCACACGAGGGGCGGGTGGGCGAAGAACCCGCTGGTGGTGATGTAGAAGTTCTCGACGAAATAGTCCTTGACGGCGTGCTCCAGCTTGGTGACCTCCTGAGTGAGGCACATGTCGATCCGGCCGAGCATGAAGGGAACGGCTTCTCCCATGTGGCCGATGATGCACCGCAAACGCAGGAAACGGTCGAAGACGCCGGCGACAATGAGGCGAAGCGCATGCAAGCCGGTCTCGATGTGCCAGCCCCAGGCGGCGGTCGAAAGCCAGCGGCTAATCGCCGGTGACAAGTTTTCGTAGTACTCCTCCCTCACCGCGGCAGGCGGGAGGCCGGGGTGGAGATAGATCGGGACGTCGAGGTCCTCGGCGCGCTCGAAGATCGGCCAGAAGAACTGGTCGTCCATGAAGCGGTTGTGGGTGCGACCGTTGATCAGTGCGCCCTTGAAGCCGAGCGTGGCAACGGTTCGTTCGAGCTCAGCTGCGGCCGCGTTGGGGTCGGGGGTCGGTAGCGTGGCGAAACCGCAGAAGCGGTCTGGGTGGCGGGCGACGACCTCGGCCAGCGCATCGTTGGCATCCCGGGCCAGGGGAATCGCGGCGGCAGCATCAAGTGTCTCCACGCTCGGATATGTATGGGAGAGGATTTGCATATCGATTCCGGCGGCGTCCATATCGGCAAGCCTCTCGGCTCCCAGGTCGTCGAGCTTCCTTAAGACCTCCGACCCGTGCCGGAGTGCTTGCGGGCCCAGCCTACGAAGGGTGTTGGACCACTCGCCTGAGCTCGTCGCAGCCTTGATCCCCGGGGTCCTGAAGTGCTCTTCGATAGCGATTGTTCTCACATGGGTGCTCTAAGAGAGATTCCGCGGCGCCCCCGTGGCCGGCGGACCCGGACTCCGCCTACGCTCACCCTTTCGGCTGCGCCACGATGCGGATGTAGGGCCTCGGGGACTTCCAGCCCTGCGGATACGTCTTCTTGGCTTCGTCCTCGCTCACGGAACCCGCGATGATCACGTCCTCGCCCTGCTTCCAGTTAACGGGCGTCGCCACCTTGTGTTTCGCGGTCAATTGCAGTGAATCGATCACGCGGATGACCTCGTCGAAGTTGCGGCCGGTGGTCATCGGGTAGACGATGATCAGCTTGATCTTTTTGTCCGGCCCGACGACGAAGACGTTGCGCACCGTCTGATTGTCGGCCGGTGTACGCTTGGACGCGTCACCTGAAGCGCTGGCGGGCAGCATGCCGTAGAGTTTGGAGATGCTCAGATCCGTATCGCCGATCATCGGGTAGTTGGGCGCGAAGCCCTGGGTCTCTTTGATGTCGTTCGCCCACTTCGCATGGTTGTCGACCGGGTCGACGCTGAGCCCGATGATCTTGGTGTTCCGCCGATCGAACTCGGGCTTGAGCTTGGCCATGTACCCGAGCTCGGTGGTGCAGACAGGCGTGAAGTCCTTCGGATGCGAAAACAGCACGGCCCAGGAGCCACCGATCCAGTCGTGGAACCGGACGCGGCCTTCGGTCGTCTCCGCCTCGAAATCCGGAGCAATATCACCAATCTGAAGAGCCATTCACGCACCTCCTCTTGAGCCTCAAGGTCCTTTCCATCCTATCACCTAGGGTCGTACGATCCCGACGATGGGTTTCCTCTTCTTGCGCGCCTTGTCATCCTCGAACACATGCTCGTGAAGACAGGATATAGCCTCATTCTCTATGAGGCAGTGCGGGGAGGTCAAGTGCGCGGTCGTGATTTCGCAATGCGATTACGTGGTCAGATGAACTCCTCAACCACCTTGCAGAACACCTCAGTCACCCGCGGGTCAAACTGGTTGCCCGCACAACGCTTGATCTCCGCCACGGCCTCTGCGACTGTCCGTGCCGGTTTGTAGGGGCGAGCTTCCGTGATGGCCCCATACGCATCCACCACGGCCAGGATGCGCGAGCCGAGAGGAATCGCGTCGCCTGTCAATCCGTCGGGGTAGCCTGTGCCGTCCCACTTCTCTTGGTGATGGCGCACAAGCTTTGCCACGCCGCGCATCCGGTCCAACGAGCTGAGGATCTCCTCCCCGAGGATCGGATGCCGCCGCATGGTCGCCCACTCTTGTTCCGTGAGGCCGCCCGGTTTACTCAGAATGGCGTCCGGTACGCCGATCTTCCCGATATCGTGCAGCCGGGCTCCCCAGCGGATATCCTGTACCTCTCCCTCCGGACAGCCGAGCTCGCGCGCGGTGCGCTCGGCCAGGTCCACCATGCGGTCACCGTGTTCGGCGGTGTATGAGTCCCGAGATTCGATGGCTTGTGCCAGCGCGATCACCATCTGCACGTACGCCTGCTGGAGTTTGTGATGCAGGCGGGCTCTGTGGATCGCCGTCCCCCCGATTTCGGCGATACCTTCCAATAACCGGACTTCGGCATCCACGAACGGATGCGATCCAGCCCTCTTGATGCGCCCGAGGGCGATCGTCCCGATAAACTCTTGTTCGGACCGGACAGGAACAATGACGACGGGGCCGAGCTGTTGATAGCGCGCCACATCCGGTCCGGCAGAAAGGGCGGTCACGAAATCGTCCGTGACGAACGGGGCGCCCGTCTCTACGACACGCCCCGAGGGGGTGCCCGCAAGGGGGAAGGTCGTGCCACGTTCCTCGGTCGGCGTTCCCACCGTGTACACGCGCATGAAGGCCGGCCGGTCTGGACTCAACAAGGCGAGCGAACCATGATCGGCGCACAGTAACCGCATGCCGTGTCCAAGAAGGACGGGGTACATCTCCTCCGGGGCACAGGCCTTTCGCAGCTGCGCACTGAGATCGAAGAAGGTTTCCAGTTCGGCCGCGCGCCGGCGGATTTCCGCTTCCGCCGTCTTGCGCTCGGTGATGTCCACTATGGCGCCTTCGAGATATCGGGTCCGACCATTGACGGCGCGGACGGCGTGAGCGCTCGCGCGGATCCACATCGCCGTGCCATCGTGCCGCCACAGCTTACTTTCGAAATCTGCGACCACCCCCTCCCGCTCGAGCAGCGTCGTCCACCGCTGCCGCGCCTCGGGATCGACATAGAGAGAGGCCGCGTTTACCGCCATCAGTGTTTCGCGATCTGGATAGCCCAAGATGCGCAGAAAGGCGGGGTTGGCATCCAATATTTTCCCGCTCGGCGTGGACCGGTAGAGGCCTATGGGAACGCGTTCGAACAGGCTCCGGTAGGGCGAGTCGCGCGATGGATCCTCGATGCCTCCCGTATGGCGCGCGGTTGTGGGAGGCCCCGCAATGCCGGCCTCCGCTACGGACCGTCGTGAGCGCAGCGATGGCACGTTGCCGGCCTTCGGTTTCCCCACGGCTGCCACCTCGCGGCCGAAAAATGAAACCAGTCGAGCACGGTGCTCGACTGGTCTGCCACGGTAGCTACTGATGCCGCGCTACGGCAACAACTCCACCATGCCTCCCAGTCCCACACTGCACGCCGTTGCCCGGGCGCCGCGGGGCGTGCCCCGAAACCCTGGACGTGGTTAGGGCCTCCTCCACCTTCGATCTCGTGATGCCCATACCCGTGCGTCTTTAGACTCAACCACGATCGGCGTCGGGGGGGGCATCTGCGACCATCGCAATCTTTCGATCGAGCACGATGATGATCACGAGGTGGTCGGCGGCCGTGTCGAGATCGCTGTGGATGCAGACGACCCGCGCGCCCACCGCTTGTGCGACCAGAGTCAACAGCATTGCCCCCCACGCGTCGAGCAGGCTGGTTCGAAATTGCTCGACCAGGCGGCGACCTTCAGGAGTCGCGGCGACATGCGTCTCCGCGGGGGTGAGCACATTCTTGAGGCGCAGCAGGATCATATCGTCGATCAGATAGACCTTCATGTTCTCCGGTCCCCGGCCGACCTGCTGCTTCATTAACCTCGTCAGGGCGTTTCCGATCGTCTCTTCCACTCGACGTCTGAGTTGGTCCAAGTCTCGATTCATCTCCCCATCCGGTATCCAGCTGATATTCGCAGACTGGCTAAGCGCCATAGAGCGAGGCGCGCCACTCTGCCGTCGAAGCATAGTGTAGGGCGCGTCGCGAGAGAAATCTTTGCGCTACCACAATTCTTGCGCAGGCGCAATGACAGCAGGTGCAGGGAAGGCGTGCGCTGGGCGCTCGTAGAGGATCTTACGCGCCTGAGTGGAAGGGGGACCCTCGCGACAGAGGGCAAGGTGACGAGTATGGCTCGCGCCTTTGGGCAACGGTGGGGTGAGCTTCGGCCCGGAGACCACATCGGGTTCATCTATGAAGATGTGGGCGAGCTCACGTCGTTTGCCGTGTCCTTCATCAAAGACGGTCTTGCCCGGGGCGAACGCTGCGTGTACCTTGACGACGAACTTGGGCCGGCTGAGGTGACCGAGGCGCTGGTCAAAGGCGGAGTGGACGCCAATCGCGCGCTCGACCGCGGCACGTTGGTGATGTCGAGTCCGCGGGAATACTTCGCGCTGCCGCCATTCGAGCCCTCGCGAGTCATAGAGCTCATGCGCACCCGAGTGACGGAGGCCGTCTCCCGTGGCTTTAGCGGCTTGCGAATCGCCGGGGAAATGACGTGGACGCTCCACGAGGGTATCCGCGACGATGCCCTCGTAGAGTATGAGTCGCTCCTCGACAAGGCTCTTGGTTCCGGCCTTCTCACCATGGCGTGTATGTATCGAAGAGATCGATTTCCCGCCGCAGTGCTCCAGCGATTGGTGCGCAGCCATGCGAAAGTTGTTGCCGGCGATCACGTGTACTTGAGCCTCAGCGCCTTGTTCCAGACCCTTGCCCGATCGGATTTGCAAGGACTCGTGCAGTCCGCGGGTGAACGCCGCGTACGCCAGGGAGACTTCTATTTTCTCCAGGGGGACCGGGCGACGGAAGTCTATATGCTGACAAGTGGGGAGGTAAAGCTGGTTCGAGCCGATCCCAACGGGCGAAACGTGATTCTCCGGATTATTGCGCCGGCGGAGCCGTTCGGAGAACGCGCTCTGTTCGGCGGGCCCACCCGGCTTTCCTCAGCACAAGCATTGGTGGACTCTCGGGCACTTGTCTGGGACGCCCCGACGATTCTTCACGTGATGATGAATCATCCCGCGGTCTCCTTAGATGCCGTTCGTCTGATGGAAGATAGGCTTGAGCAAGAGCGGATCCGCTTTCAGGATCTTGCCACAGCGCCTGTAGAACGCCGCCTGGCGCGTCTGTTGCTCCGCCTCGCCCAATCGATGGGGCGCAAGACGCCGCAGGGAATGGACATTGAGCTTTCGCTCTCGGGACAGGATTTGGCAGAACTGACGAGCGCCACGCCGTCCACGGTCAGCCGAATTCTTGCGGAGTGGAGGCGCTCGGACATTGTAGACGCGCGGCGCGAGCGGATCTCCATTCTGAACCCCGAGCGCGTCGGTGCTATCGCTGGGGTAAGCGGCGATGAACGACCTTCCGCGTGACCCCTACCGGATCACGAGACGGTGGGCAGCCCCAGCGTGAGCCGGACGGTGGTGCCGGCCGCGGTGGCATTGACGTGTACGCTGTCCGTGAGCGCCCGCATCAACTCGAGCCCGTGTCCGCGGCGTCGCCCCGACCGCCTCCAACGGCCGCGGTCCTCAACCTCGATCACCAGCATCGGGCCCTCCTGGCGTGCCCTCAGGAAGATTGTCCCCCCGGAGCCCAGGTAGGCGTGCTCGATCGCGTTGCTGACCGCCTCCCCGACCGCCACGAGCAGGCCTTCGGACTGTTCTCGATCGAGTTCGAGATCACGGGCGAGGGCCCTGAGCGCCCGTCGGATGTGCTGCAGGACGTGGGGGTCTGCCGGAACGCTCAAGTCCAACCGATCGACAAGAACGCTCGGGGTTGGGCGGCGCTTGGGCTGCGTCGCGGTGCGGAGGCCGAAGCCAAGCTTATCGATCAACGCGCGGACCAACACCGCGGCACCAACTCGTTCGTCCTCGTGGCGCACTCTGCGCCCTCGTGTCACAATACCCGTAACCGAACGCTCTCGCACAACGGCTGCGGCGTTCGCCGGATTGTTGATCGACAGATACTTACCCTCTTCCCGGTCGTCCCAAACACCGGGACGAGCCCGGCGGTGCAGATTTACCGATGATGCGACGAGGAGGAACACGATGGCGGTGGCTCGCGTGACCGTGTTCGGGTCGTCCCGAGCGGCCGAGGGTGAGCATGGGTATCAGGAGGCGCTGCGCCTCGGCCGGTTGCTCGCGGGAGCAGGGTACGCGGTGTACTCGGGCGGATACGGCGGCGCGATGGAGGCCGTGAGCCGAGGGGCGGCGGATGCCGGCGGCATGGTGGTCGGGATCACGGTCCAACCGTGGGCGCCCCGCCTCCAGGCGAACTCCTGGGTGGGCGAGGAAGTCGTCACCCCGCACCTCTTCGAGCGGCTGCTGCGATTGACAGAGAGCGACGCATTCGTCGCCCTCCCCGGCGGGCCGGGCACCCTCGGCGAAATGGCGCTCGTGTGGAACCTCTTCCAAACGGAGTCCGCCCCAATCCGGCCCCTCATCCTGGTTGGTGCCCAATGGCGTCGGTTGGTCCGATGCTTCGAAGCGGAACTGCGTGTCGAGGCGAGGGATCTCGAGCTCCTGCAGTTTGCCGCGACGGTGGACGAGGTCCTCCCCCTCCTCCTCGGTCACTCGACCGGCGCGGCGAGCACCTCGGAGTAGGACACCGGCGTCGGAAACATCTTCCACGGGTTCATGATGCCGATGGGGTCGAACACGGCTTTGAGCCGGCGCATCGCGTCGAGATCCGCCTCGCTGAAGATCCACGACATGTAGTTGTTCTTCTCAAACCCGATCCCGTGCTCCCCGGAGATCGTGCCGCCGGATGCGACACACAGGCGCAGCATCTCTTCCCCGGCACGGATGACCCGTTCGGTCTCTCCCGGGATGCGCGCATCGAAGATAATGATGGGGTGCAGGTTGCCGTCTCCTGCGTGAAAGACGTTGACCAAGGTCAGTGCATCGCGACGAGCGATCTCCTGCACGCGGCGCAGAACGGCGGGAAGCCTAGACCGGGGCACGGTGGCATCGTGGAGGTAGTAGTTGATCGCGATGCGACCGAGCGTGCCAAAGGCGGCCTTGCGCCCCAACCACAGGGCCTGCCGCTCCTCCTCGGTATGCGCGATCCGGACGTCCTGCGCGCCGTGGCGGCGGCAGATCTCCTCCACCAGATTGCGCAGCCGCGGGAGGACCTCGCGGATCCCCTCCACCTCGATGAGCAGCACGGCTTCCGCGTCCAGCGGGTATCCGGCATGGACAAACGGCTCGACGACCCGGATCGCGTTGCGGTCCAGCATCTCAAGCGCGACGGGGCCCACACCTCGCCCGATCACCTCGGTGACGGCCTCGCTGGCCCAGTCGAGGTCCTCGAACACCGCGAGCAACGTGGTGACGGCCTCGCGCCGCCGGAGCAGCTGCACCCACACGCGCGTGACGATGCCAAAGGTCCCTTCCGATCCTACGACCAGCCCGGTCAGATCGAGCCCCGGGGGATCGGGACCGGTGGCACCGACGCGGACCAGCGCTCCGCTCGGCAACGCGATCTCCAGGCCGAGGATGTGGTTGGTCGTGACCCCGTACGCGATCGTGTGGGGACCGCCGGAGTTGTGGGCGACGTTCCCGCCGATGCTGCTCGCATACTGGCTGGAGGGATCCGGTGCGTAGAAGTAGCCGGCGTCACCCACGGCCCGAGAGATCTCGATGTTGGTGACGCCCGGCTCGACCACGGCGATGCGGTTCATAAGGTCGATTTCCAGGATGCGGTTCATGCGCGTCATGACCACGACGACCCCGCCAATGATCGGCAGGGCGCCGCCTGCGACTCCGGTCCCGGCCCCGCGGGGGACCACGGGCGCCTGGTGCCGCGCCGCGATCCGGAGCACCTGGACGACCTCCTCCGCCGAGCCCGGCAACACGGCCAGGTCTGGCACCGCCGTAAAGTTGGACGCGTCGTACTCGTAGGCCAGCAGGTCGCCCGGCTCCGAGAGCACGTGTCCGGCACCCACGACGTCGCGCAACTCCCGAACGAGCGCGCCGCGGGAGGCCAAGTGTACCCGAGCCTCGGAGAGGTTCATGAGGAACGACCCGCTAGACCGTGGGCAGGTTCGAGGCGTTCCAGGCGGTGATGCCCCCTACGAGATCGGCGACCTCCGGCACCCCGTGCCGCTCCAGGACGCTCGCTGCCATCGACGAGCGGTATCCGCTGGCGCAATGGACCACGACCGTCCGCGGGCCACACGGAACTTCGGCGAGGCGCTCCAGGAGATGCTGCAGGGGGATGTGCATGCTTCCCGCGATGCTGGCGCCCGTCCGCTCGGCCTCTCCACGGACGTCGAGCACGACCGGCGGCTCGGGAGACGCCAGTAACTCCGCGAGCGCGTGCGCCGTGACACGAGGGGTCCGCCGGAGAAGGTCGCGGCGCATCCCAACCGCCTCGATCCCCCCCTCGAGATACCCGGCGACATGATCGAAGCCGATGCGGCCCAAGCGCATGGCCGCCTCCGACTCCCGGCCCAAGCCCGCGATGATCACGATCGGTCGCTCGCGGTCCAGGAGCGTCCCCGCCCAGCTCGCATACTGGCCCCCCAGCCCGATGTTCACGCTGCCCAGCAGATGCGCCGCCGCAAAGTCCGCGGGATCCCGCGCGTCGAGCAGCTGCGCCTGGTCGCCTCGAAGCCGGACGACCTCCTCGATGGTGAGCGCCCGCAACCCCCTCGCGAGCGCGCGCTCGAGCGTGGGACGCTCTTTGGCGTTGAGGATCGCGTCGAAGGTGAAGTACGCAGGCGCGTCCGGCTGGTCCGCAGTCACGATCTTCATGAACGTGTCCCTGCTCATCGGCTGCAGCGCGTAGTTGTACCGCCGCTGGACGCCGATCGTCGAGACGGTCTCCTTGCTGATGTTCCTGCCGCAGAGCGACCCGGCTCCATGGGTGGGGTAGACCAGCGTGTCGTCGGGGAGGGTGAGCAGCTTGTCGTGGAGGGAGTCGTAGAGCATGCCGGCGAGTTGGTCGGCCGACCAGCCGAGGGAGGCACGCAGATCCGGCCGCCCGACCTCCCCGATGAACAGGGTATCTCCGGTCAGCACGGCGGACGGACGCGCGCCGTCCTTGCCGAGGTCATGCACGAGGACGCAGATCGATTCGGGTGAGTGGCCGGGGGTCTCGAGGGCCGTTAGGCGCACGGAGCCAAACGAGACCGCCTCCCCATCGCCCAGCGGGACAAACGCGTACTCGGCCCGTGCTGCTCGGCCGAGGTAGATTTTCGCGCCCGTGCGGTCCCGCAACTCCAGGTGTCCCGCCACGAAGTCAGCGTGGAAGTGCGTCAAAAAGACGTGCCGGATCTCGACCCCGAGGCGCTCCGCATCCGCCAAGTACTGGTCGACGTCGCGCTGCGGATCGATCACCGCCGCGGTGCGGCTCTCCTCGTCGGCCACGAGGTAGGACGCGTGGGCGAGGCATCCGAGGTAATACTGTGTCAGGATCATGTTGCCTCGACGATCGCCGCGATCCCCTGGCCTCCCCCGATGCAGAGCGTCGCGAGCCCGAACCGCTGGCGGCGGCGCCGCAGCTCATAGAGGAGGGTCAGCAGCAACCGGGCGCCGCTCGCGCCGATCGGATGGCCGAGCGCGATCGCTCCGCCGTTTGGGTTCACGCGCTCCCGGTCGAGTCCCAATTCCTTCTCGACGGCGAGATATTGGGCGGCAAACGCTTCGTTGACCTCGACCACGTCGATCGCATCCAGCCTCAGCTCAGCGCGGGCGAGCGCGTCGCGGCTCGCCGGCGCCGGCCCGATGCCCATGATTTCCGGGGGCACACCCACCGTGGCCCAGGCGAGGAGGCGGCCCAGCGGTTTCATCCCTGAACGGACCGCGAACCGGTCGGTGGCGAGCACGACGGCAGCGGCGCCGTCGTTGATCCCGCTGCTGTTCCCCGCGGTGACGGTGCCGGGCTCCCGGAACCGGGCAGGCAACTGCCGAAGTCGCTCGACCGTGGTCTCAGGACGGATGTGTTCGTCCTCCGCGACGGCGGCCGAACCGCGGCGGCCGTCCGGGGCCTGCACCGGGACAATCTCCTCGGCGAACCGTCCCGTAGCGCGGGCGCGGGCTGCCAGCACGTGGCTTCGGGCCGCGAACTCATCCTGGGCGTCGCGGGTGATGCGATATTCCTCCGCTAAGTTCTCGGCGGTCTCCGCCATCCCCAGGCCGCATCCGGCGTCGGTGAGCGCGGCCCACAGCCTGTCTTCGAGCACCCCCGGTCCGAGCGGTAAGCCCTCGCGGGCACCCCGCACCACGAACGGCGCCTGACTCATGTTCTCGGTCCCGCCGGCCAAGACGACTTCGGCCTCGCCGCCTTGGATCAGCCGCGCGCCCGAGACGACCGCCTCGAGCCCGGATCCACATAAACGGTTGACCGTGAGCGCGGGACACTCGACGCGAACCCCGACGCCGAGCCCCACGTGGCGCGCCAGATAGACGGCGTCGGAGCTCGATTGGATCACGTTGCCGAAGATGACGTGGTCGATGGCCTCGGAAGACACGTTCGAGCGGGCCAGCGCCCCGTTCGCCGCCGCGACGCCCAACTGCGTCGCCGTGACGCTGCGGAGCCCGCCCCCGAAGCGCCCGAATGCCGTGCGGGCTCCCTCGAGGATCACGACGTCACTCATAGGCCCCTCCCTGCCCGAATCCGTGGCTGCCGGGTCTTTCCGGGGGAGGCGAGGAACTCCTCCTGCCGGCGAGAAACGACATCACCAGGGTGAAACGCCGGCCGCGCGGAGTTGCTTCCGCGACCCACGAGGTCCATACCCTCGAGGAGGTCACTCCATGATCACGTTCGACCACGTCGCCATCGCCGTCCGCCGGATCGCCGAGGCGGCGACGTTCGTTGAGGAGATGTTGGGCGGCGTCCCCGGCGAAGGCGGTGAGGGCGGTGGATTTACGTTCCAGCAGTGGACCTTTCCCGGCGGCACGGTCGAGCTGTTGGAACCCCGCGGGGAAGGCAGCTTCCTGCGCCGCTTCCTCGACGAACGCGGGGAAGGGTTGCACCACATCACCTTCAAGGTGCAGGATCTCCCCCAATGGGCCTCCCGGCTCCGCGCGGCCGGCTATAGGGTGGTCGGCGAGAACTACGACAACCCGGAGTGGCGGGAGATCTTCGTACACCCCAAAAGCGTGCACGGGGTGCTCATCCAACTCGCCGAGACGCTATCGGCACACAGGTAATGCACGGCCTCACGGCCCCGTCGCGATCTCGGCCCGGAGCTGCCGGCAGGCCTCCCGCGCTTCCTCGATCGATCCCTCGTCCTCGATCGTCGAGACGTCGCCCGGATCGCGTCCCAGCACGAGCGCCTTGAGGACGCGCCGCATGATCTTCCCGCTGCGCGTCTTGGGCGCCATGCTTACGAAGTGGAGATCCGCGATCACCGCCACGGGCCCCAGTTCCCGGCGCGCCGTCTCGAGCAGGGCCTGCTTGAGGGTTGGAGACGCCTCGTGCCCCACCTTGAGCACGATGAACGCGCTGATCACTTCGCCGCGGATCGGATCGGGGCGGCCGGTGACCGCGGCCTCCGCGACGGCCGGATGCTTGAGGAATGCGGTCTCGACCTCGATCGTGCCGATCCGGTGGGAGGCGATCTTGATGATCTCGTCCGCCCGGCCGACGAACCACACGTATCCATCCTCGTCGATGTGCGCGGAGTCGCCCGTATAATAGGCGCGGGGGATGCGTTCCCAGTAATCCCGCGCGTAGCGCTCCGTTTCGCCCCACAGGGTCTGAATCAGTCCAGGGAATGGCCGCCTGATGACCATGATCCCCTTCTCCCCGGCCGCACACGGCGCGCCGTCCGGGGTGACCACCGCCGCGTCGATGCCGGGGAGCGGGATCCCCGCCGAACCAGGCTTGATGGGGAGTAACCCCAACCCGTAGGGGTTGCCGAACACAGGGCCTCCGGTTTCCGTCTGCCACATATGGTCGATCACCGGCACCCGACCGCCGAGCACGCGGTTCTGTAGCCACTCCCAGGCGGGAGGGTTGAGCACCTCGCCTGCGCAGAACACCCGCTCGAGCGAGGACAGGTTGAACTTGCGGGCGTGCTCCTCCCCATATCGCATCAGGAGGCGGACGCCGGTCGGCGACGTGAAGATGCCGGACACGCCAAATTCCTCGACCACCTGCCAGAGCACGTCCGGGGCGGGGTGGTCGAGGGCGCCCTCATACGCGATCGTCGTGCAGCCGGAGAGCAGCGGCGCGTAGACGATATAGCTGTGGCCTACCACCCATCCGATGTCGGAGGTGGACCACCACACATCGTCCGGCTTCATGCCGAACACCCAGCGTCCCATACTGTGAATGTAGACCTGGTACCCCCCGTGCGTGTGCACGGCCAGCTTTGGCTTCGCGGTCGTCCCCGAGGTCGCCAGGATATACGCGGGCTCGTTCGCTTCCATCGGCACGGCATCCCCGCTCTGACCCGCGCCCTGCGCGAGGAACTCGGTCCACGAGAGGTCACGGCCGGACGCGCTGCGCCACCCGCCGCCCCGTGGAAGCACAATCACCCGCTCCACGCTGTGCCCCGGATCCTTGAGGGCGGCATCGACGATGCCGAGGAGCGGCACATCGCGCCCCTTGCGGTACGTCGTGTCGGACGCGAACACGAGGCGAGACCCGCTGGCCCGGATGCGGTCCCCGAGCGCGCCGGCACCGAACCCGGCAAAGACGACCGAGTGGATCGCACCGATCCGGACCGCCGCGAGCATGAGAATGATCGCCTCAGGGCACGTGGGCATATAGATCGTGAGCCGGTCGCCTTTGTCGATGCCGAGCCCCCGCAGCGCCGCCGCCGCCCGCCGGACTTCGTAGCGGAGTTGCGCGTACGAGTACAGACGCCGTTCCCCGCGCTCGTTGACGTAGACGAGGGCGGTGTGGCCGGCGCGGCCGGCGGCGACATGCCGGTCGAC from bacterium includes the following:
- a CDS encoding acetate--CoA ligase; translation: MDVINPVVRQWLRDAQEDVEGFWARAGQELPWLRPWDRVFEWNYPTFRWYVGGRTNLALNCVDRHVAAGRAGHTALVYVNERGERRLYSYAQLRYEVRRAAAALRGLGIDKGDRLTIYMPTCPEAIILMLAAVRIGAIHSVVFAGFGAGALGDRIRASGSRLVFASDTTYRKGRDVPLLGIVDAALKDPGHSVERVIVLPRGGGWRSASGRDLSWTEFLAQGAGQSGDAVPMEANEPAYILATSGTTAKPKLAVHTHGGYQVYIHSMGRWVFGMKPDDVWWSTSDIGWVVGHSYIVYAPLLSGCTTIAYEGALDHPAPDVLWQVVEEFGVSGIFTSPTGVRLLMRYGEEHARKFNLSSLERVFCAGEVLNPPAWEWLQNRVLGGRVPVIDHMWQTETGGPVFGNPYGLGLLPIKPGSAGIPLPGIDAAVVTPDGAPCAAGEKGIMVIRRPFPGLIQTLWGETERYARDYWERIPRAYYTGDSAHIDEDGYVWFVGRADEIIKIASHRIGTIEVETAFLKHPAVAEAAVTGRPDPIRGEVISAFIVLKVGHEASPTLKQALLETARRELGPVAVIADLHFVSMAPKTRSGKIMRRVLKALVLGRDPGDVSTIEDEGSIEEAREACRQLRAEIATGP
- a CDS encoding acetyl-CoA C-acyltransferase; this encodes MSDVVILEGARTAFGRFGGGLRSVTATQLGVAAANGALARSNVSSEAIDHVIFGNVIQSSSDAVYLARHVGLGVGVRVECPALTVNRLCGSGLEAVVSGARLIQGGEAEVVLAGGTENMSQAPFVVRGAREGLPLGPGVLEDRLWAALTDAGCGLGMAETAENLAEEYRITRDAQDEFAARSHVLAARARATGRFAEEIVPVQAPDGRRGSAAVAEDEHIRPETTVERLRQLPARFREPGTVTAGNSSGINDGAAAVVLATDRFAVRSGMKPLGRLLAWATVGVPPEIMGIGPAPASRDALARAELRLDAIDVVEVNEAFAAQYLAVEKELGLDRERVNPNGGAIALGHPIGASGARLLLTLLYELRRRRQRFGLATLCIGGGQGIAAIVEAT
- a CDS encoding VOC family protein, with translation MITFDHVAIAVRRIAEAATFVEEMLGGVPGEGGEGGGFTFQQWTFPGGTVELLEPRGEGSFLRRFLDERGEGLHHITFKVQDLPQWASRLRAAGYRVVGENYDNPEWREIFVHPKSVHGVLIQLAETLSAHR
- a CDS encoding MBL fold metallo-hydrolase, with amino-acid sequence MILTQYYLGCLAHASYLVADEESRTAAVIDPQRDVDQYLADAERLGVEIRHVFLTHFHADFVAGHLELRDRTGAKIYLGRAARAEYAFVPLGDGEAVSFGSVRLTALETPGHSPESICVLVHDLGKDGARPSAVLTGDTLFIGEVGRPDLRASLGWSADQLAGMLYDSLHDKLLTLPDDTLVYPTHGAGSLCGRNISKETVSTIGVQRRYNYALQPMSRDTFMKIVTADQPDAPAYFTFDAILNAKERPTLERALARGLRALTIEEVVRLRGDQAQLLDARDPADFAAAHLLGSVNIGLGGQYASWAGTLLDRERPIVIIAGLGRESEAAMRLGRIGFDHVAGYLEGGIEAVGMRRDLLRRTPRVTAHALAELLASPEPPVVLDVRGEAERTGASIAGSMHIPLQHLLERLAEVPCGPRTVVVHCASGYRSSMAASVLERHGVPEVADLVGGITAWNASNLPTV